Proteins from a single region of Streptomyces sp. TN58:
- a CDS encoding SpoIIE family protein phosphatase, translating to MLDEALTETVRRTGASAGGLHLWDGPQRGLLALAVLCGVPAEVAWPWYRIPAAASTPVSDAVREDRLVWIGSQEELAHDYPQAAVSLPYEFCLAAAPLRGRRGVHGALSLLWPAGHARAASPREQHHVASAARRIARMLDEAGGMPAVPDRPRVVPVTPPRAYGGGPAQAAADWAERLPEGALALDLEGRITFVDGTAADLLGRTGGRLLGTWPWQSLPWLDAPLVEDRYRSAVLSREPVEFTALRPPDIALRFQLYPDSSGISVRVTRPARHVETVPSGLPAGRSVPHTGRIHQLLHLAAAMTETVTVRDVVELVAHQVLPAFGADALVLSAADAGRLKITGYHGYDPATIERLDGLPLGTGLTPAGQVLADGVPAFFGDPEAMSRAHPGAAQISGKQAWAFLPLTVSGRPVGCCILSYDRPHDFTADERAVLTSLAGLIAQALDRARLHDAAHDLAHGLQQALLPHSLPSVPGLRAAARYLPAGHGMDIGGDFYDVVPLDSTTVAAVIGDVQGHNVAAAALMGQVRTAIRAAAGAPPGAVLARTGRLLAGLDTELLVSCLYVHIDLAGRCATLASAGHPPPLVHAPGTRPRRVDLDPCPLLGISADAPCPETRLELAPGTLLTLYTDGLVEKPTAVGVDAERGTDDVAAVLAEHDGADPDDLIEAILYGTGAASVHTDDIALLLLRV from the coding sequence CTGCTCGACGAGGCGCTGACCGAGACGGTCCGGCGGACGGGGGCGTCCGCCGGCGGGCTCCACCTCTGGGACGGTCCGCAGCGCGGCCTCCTCGCGCTCGCCGTGCTGTGCGGCGTACCAGCCGAGGTGGCGTGGCCCTGGTACCGGATCCCCGCGGCCGCCTCCACCCCCGTGAGCGACGCCGTGCGCGAGGACCGGCTGGTGTGGATCGGCTCGCAGGAAGAGCTGGCCCACGACTACCCGCAGGCAGCGGTCAGCCTGCCCTACGAGTTCTGCCTGGCCGCCGCGCCGCTGCGGGGCCGCCGTGGCGTCCACGGCGCCCTGTCCCTGCTGTGGCCCGCCGGCCACGCCCGCGCCGCGAGCCCGCGCGAACAGCACCACGTGGCCTCCGCGGCCCGACGTATCGCCCGGATGCTGGACGAGGCCGGCGGCATGCCCGCGGTGCCCGACCGGCCCCGCGTCGTCCCCGTCACCCCGCCCCGCGCGTACGGCGGCGGGCCGGCGCAGGCCGCCGCCGACTGGGCCGAACGCCTGCCCGAGGGCGCCCTCGCCCTGGACCTGGAGGGCCGGATCACCTTCGTGGACGGCACCGCCGCGGACCTGCTCGGCCGCACCGGCGGCCGGCTGCTGGGCACCTGGCCCTGGCAGTCCCTGCCCTGGCTGGACGCACCCCTGGTCGAGGACCGCTACCGGTCCGCCGTACTCAGTCGCGAGCCCGTCGAGTTCACGGCCCTGCGCCCGCCGGACATCGCGCTGCGCTTCCAGCTCTACCCGGACTCCAGCGGTATCAGCGTCCGCGTCACCCGCCCCGCCCGGCACGTCGAGACGGTCCCGTCCGGTCTGCCGGCCGGCCGGTCCGTGCCGCACACCGGCCGGATCCACCAGCTGCTGCACCTCGCCGCCGCCATGACCGAGACCGTCACCGTCCGCGACGTCGTCGAGCTGGTCGCCCACCAGGTCCTGCCCGCGTTCGGAGCCGACGCCCTCGTCCTGTCGGCCGCCGACGCGGGACGCCTCAAGATCACCGGATATCACGGATACGACCCGGCGACCATTGAACGGCTCGACGGCCTGCCCCTGGGCACCGGGCTGACCCCCGCCGGGCAGGTACTGGCCGACGGCGTCCCCGCGTTCTTCGGCGACCCCGAGGCGATGTCCCGCGCGCACCCCGGCGCGGCACAGATCAGCGGCAAACAGGCCTGGGCGTTCCTGCCGCTGACCGTTTCCGGCCGCCCGGTGGGCTGCTGCATCCTCTCCTACGACCGGCCGCACGACTTCACCGCGGACGAGCGAGCCGTCCTCACCTCCCTGGCCGGGCTGATCGCCCAGGCCCTGGACCGGGCCCGGCTGCACGACGCGGCGCACGACCTCGCCCACGGTCTCCAGCAGGCCCTCCTCCCGCACAGCCTTCCCTCGGTGCCGGGCCTGCGGGCCGCCGCCCGCTATCTGCCCGCGGGCCACGGCATGGACATCGGAGGCGACTTCTACGACGTCGTCCCGCTGGACTCCACCACCGTCGCGGCCGTCATCGGCGACGTCCAGGGGCACAACGTCGCCGCCGCCGCCCTCATGGGGCAGGTCCGCACCGCCATCCGCGCCGCCGCGGGCGCCCCGCCCGGAGCGGTCCTCGCCCGCACCGGCCGCCTCCTGGCGGGTCTGGACACCGAACTGCTCGTGTCCTGCCTCTACGTCCACATCGACCTCGCCGGCCGGTGCGCGACCCTGGCGAGCGCCGGGCATCCGCCGCCCCTGGTACACGCCCCGGGGACCCGGCCGCGCCGCGTGGACCTCGACCCCTGCCCGCTGCTGGGCATCAGCGCCGACGCCCCCTGCCCCGAAACCCGCCTGGAGCTGGCCCCGGGGACCCTGCTGACCCTCTACACCGACGGGCTGGTCGAGAAGCCCACAGCGGTCGGCGTCGACGCCGAGCGCGGCACCGACGACGTCGCCGCGGTCCTCGCCGAACACGACGGGGCGGATCCGGACGACCTCATCGAGGCGATCCTGTACGGCACGGGCGCGGCCTCCGTGCACACGGACGACATCGCGCTGCTCCTCCTGCGCGTGTGA
- a CDS encoding type 1 glutamine amidotransferase domain-containing protein, whose translation MKVAFLVAPEGVEQIELERPWQAVADQGWQPRLVSTESGRIQAFHHLDKADTFPVDDVVGAAGPDDFDALVLPGGVANPDALRMDEGAVDFVRGFFRAGRPVAAICHAAWTLVEADVVRDRTVTSWPSLATDLRNAGATWVDEEVRVCRAAPGTLVTSRRPDDLDAFCTAFVKEFGAEPSAEGASAADPSGS comes from the coding sequence ATGAAGGTGGCTTTCCTCGTGGCGCCGGAAGGCGTCGAGCAGATCGAGCTGGAGCGGCCGTGGCAGGCCGTGGCCGACCAGGGCTGGCAGCCGCGCCTCGTGTCGACGGAGAGCGGCCGGATCCAGGCTTTCCACCACCTCGACAAGGCGGACACCTTCCCGGTCGACGACGTGGTCGGCGCCGCCGGACCGGACGACTTCGACGCCCTGGTGCTGCCGGGCGGTGTCGCCAACCCCGACGCCCTGCGCATGGACGAGGGCGCGGTCGACTTCGTCCGGGGCTTCTTCCGCGCCGGCCGGCCGGTGGCGGCGATCTGCCACGCCGCATGGACGCTCGTCGAGGCGGACGTGGTGCGGGACCGGACGGTGACGTCCTGGCCGAGCCTCGCCACCGACCTGCGCAACGCCGGTGCCACCTGGGTGGACGAAGAGGTACGGGTGTGCCGGGCGGCGCCCGGCACGCTCGTCACCAGCCGTCGGCCGGACGACCTGGACGCCTTCTGCACCGCCTTCGTCAAGGAGTTCGGCGCGGAACCGTCCGCGGAGGGTGCGTCCGCGGCGGACCCCTCCGGCTCCTGA
- the galT gene encoding galactose-1-phosphate uridylyltransferase — MYRTVTELADGRELIYYDSEPGRDRAAEDRRPLERVESAPELRRDPATGDWVTIAAHRQSRTHHPPADACPLCPSRDGRQSEIPASDYEVAVFENRFPSLAGEAGRCEVVCFTQEHGAAFAGLTPQRARLVLDAWTDRTADLSARPGVRQVYCFENRGTEIGVTLAHPHGQIYAFSTTTPRTAKHLAAAAAHRARTGRNLFEDILAEARAATERVVLAGEHWTAFVPYAARWPYEVHLHPHRRVADLTGLDEAERAEFPGLYLDLLRRFDRLFGAAAGPTPYIAAWHQAPLLGGGELALHLELFTIRRSADKLKYTAGTEAGMDAFMNDVAPEAAARRLREAL; from the coding sequence GTGTACAGGACCGTCACCGAGCTCGCGGACGGCCGCGAGCTCATCTACTACGACAGCGAACCCGGCCGGGACCGGGCGGCCGAGGACCGGCGCCCGCTGGAGCGGGTCGAGAGCGCCCCCGAACTGCGCCGGGACCCGGCCACGGGCGACTGGGTCACCATCGCCGCCCACCGGCAGTCCCGGACCCACCACCCGCCGGCGGACGCCTGCCCGCTCTGCCCCTCCCGGGACGGCCGGCAGAGCGAGATCCCGGCATCCGACTACGAGGTGGCCGTCTTCGAGAACCGCTTCCCGTCCCTCGCCGGGGAAGCCGGCCGCTGCGAGGTGGTGTGCTTCACCCAGGAGCACGGCGCGGCCTTCGCCGGCCTCACGCCGCAGCGGGCCCGGCTGGTCCTGGACGCCTGGACCGACCGCACCGCCGACCTGTCCGCCCGACCCGGCGTACGGCAGGTGTACTGCTTCGAGAACCGCGGCACGGAGATCGGCGTCACGCTGGCCCACCCGCACGGCCAGATCTACGCCTTCTCCACCACCACCCCGCGCACCGCCAAGCACCTGGCCGCCGCGGCCGCGCACCGCGCCCGTACCGGACGCAACCTCTTCGAGGACATCCTCGCCGAGGCCCGCGCGGCCACCGAGCGCGTGGTCCTGGCCGGGGAGCACTGGACCGCCTTCGTCCCGTACGCGGCACGCTGGCCGTACGAGGTCCACCTCCACCCGCACCGCAGGGTCGCCGACCTGACGGGGCTGGACGAGGCGGAGCGCGCCGAGTTCCCGGGCCTCTACCTGGACCTGCTGCGGCGCTTCGACCGGCTGTTCGGGGCGGCGGCCGGGCCCACCCCGTACATCGCGGCCTGGCATCAGGCTCCGCTCCTCGGGGGCGGGGAACTGGCGCTGCACCTGGAGCTGTTCACGATCCGGCGCAGCGCCGACAAGCTCAAGTACACGGCCGGGACCGAGGCCGGGATGGACGCCTTCATGAACGACGTGGCGCCCGAGGCGGCGGCGCGGCGGCTGCGGGAGGCCCTGTGA
- the galK gene encoding galactokinase, with translation MTGPAAEAAAVRRQFERIHGRAPEGVWAAPGRVNLIGEHTDYNDGFALPMALPQTTVLAAGRRDDGLLRLHSAQGDGRVTELAVADLAPGRVSGWARYPAGVVWALRERGLPVGGADVHLDSTVPAGAGLSSSAALECALAVAYDELYALRLPRPELARVAQHAENAFAGVPCGVMDQMASVCCASGRALYLDSRSLAVRQVPFDLTGRGLRLLVLDTRVAHDLADGAYAALRAGCERAAGLLGLAALRDLSEAELAGALAGLPRDLAPLVRHVVTENARVGRAVERLTAGEPEALGPLLTAGHASLRDDYRVSCPEADLAVESAVAAGALGARMTGGGFGGSVLALVPAAAAGSVARAVTAAFAAAGFAPPAVLEAVPSAGARRIG, from the coding sequence GTGACCGGGCCCGCGGCGGAGGCCGCGGCCGTGCGCCGGCAGTTCGAGCGGATCCACGGCCGTGCACCGGAGGGGGTCTGGGCCGCCCCGGGCCGGGTCAACCTGATCGGGGAGCACACCGACTACAACGACGGCTTCGCCCTCCCGATGGCGTTGCCGCAGACCACCGTGCTGGCGGCCGGCCGACGCGACGACGGGCTGCTGCGCCTGCACAGCGCCCAGGGCGACGGCCGGGTCACCGAGCTCGCGGTGGCGGACCTCGCCCCCGGCCGGGTGTCCGGCTGGGCCCGCTACCCGGCCGGGGTGGTCTGGGCGCTGCGGGAGCGGGGCCTGCCCGTCGGCGGCGCCGACGTGCACCTGGACAGCACCGTGCCGGCGGGCGCCGGCCTGTCCTCCTCCGCGGCACTGGAGTGCGCGCTCGCCGTCGCGTACGACGAGCTGTACGCGCTGCGGCTGCCGCGGCCGGAGCTGGCGCGCGTGGCGCAGCACGCCGAGAACGCCTTCGCCGGGGTGCCCTGCGGGGTGATGGACCAGATGGCGTCGGTCTGCTGCGCGTCGGGCCGGGCCCTGTACCTCGACAGTCGCAGCCTGGCGGTGCGGCAGGTGCCCTTCGACCTCACCGGGCGCGGGTTGCGCCTGCTGGTGCTCGACACCCGGGTGGCGCACGACCTCGCCGACGGGGCGTACGCGGCGCTGCGGGCGGGGTGCGAGCGGGCTGCGGGGCTGCTGGGGCTGGCCGCGCTGCGGGACCTCTCCGAGGCGGAGCTGGCCGGCGCCCTCGCCGGGCTGCCTCGGGACCTCGCGCCGCTGGTCCGGCACGTGGTCACCGAGAACGCCCGGGTCGGCCGGGCCGTCGAACGCCTCACGGCCGGTGAACCGGAGGCGCTGGGGCCGCTGTTGACGGCGGGCCACGCCTCCCTGCGGGACGACTACCGCGTCTCGTGCCCGGAGGCCGACCTGGCGGTGGAGTCGGCTGTCGCCGCCGGCGCCCTCGGTGCCCGGATGACCGGCGGCGGCTTCGGCGGGTCCGTGCTCGCCCTGGTCCCGGCCGCGGCGGCCGGATCGGTGGCGCGGGCCGTCACGGCCGCTTTCGCGGCGGCCGGCTTCGCGCCGCCGGCCGTGCTGGAGGCGGTGCCGTCGGCGGGGGCCCGCCGCATCGGCTGA
- a CDS encoding helix-turn-helix domain-containing protein encodes MTLRIDIGGLPSGRLRFAASPLAELTAMLHVLAEPGHHPQFADWAGEVWAGLRPELAERLREADFLWRSSQADFLLPARPRQTLAEELDAVDRIDDEPYVTAALVTTCGSSRVGFGAPSPLADAAARERALDLAQARGVRQEAFAERLLADPAAVRARVRATLEQCAEAFFDAAWADVAVRLAADLRVKNDLLRREGAGAALAAVSGAVSLAPGGDCIVVDKLLDKATAAHGSGVTFIPSVFGSPHLAVVHAPGWQPVVQYPVAGPSPAEPVSLETVTLRLEALSHPVRLRLLRTLARGPHTTRELAHAWELSPPEVSRHLTVLRRAGLLTARRRGRYVRYTLNLPDLTALGADLLAAVLR; translated from the coding sequence GTGACGTTGAGGATCGACATCGGCGGGCTGCCGTCCGGGCGGCTGCGGTTCGCCGCTTCTCCGCTGGCCGAACTGACCGCGATGCTGCACGTGCTGGCGGAGCCGGGGCATCATCCGCAGTTCGCCGACTGGGCCGGGGAGGTCTGGGCCGGGCTGCGGCCGGAGCTGGCGGAGCGGCTGCGGGAGGCGGATTTCCTCTGGCGTTCCTCGCAGGCCGACTTCCTGCTTCCCGCCCGGCCCCGGCAGACCCTGGCGGAGGAGTTGGACGCGGTGGACCGGATCGACGACGAGCCGTACGTGACCGCGGCGCTCGTCACCACCTGCGGCAGCAGCCGGGTCGGGTTCGGGGCGCCGTCACCGCTGGCCGACGCGGCCGCGCGGGAGCGCGCCCTGGATCTGGCGCAGGCCCGCGGCGTACGCCAGGAGGCCTTCGCGGAACGCCTGTTGGCGGATCCGGCCGCCGTACGGGCGCGGGTACGAGCCACCCTCGAACAGTGCGCCGAGGCCTTCTTCGACGCCGCCTGGGCGGATGTCGCCGTACGCCTCGCCGCCGACCTCCGCGTGAAGAACGACCTGTTGAGGCGCGAGGGTGCCGGTGCGGCGCTCGCGGCCGTGTCCGGCGCCGTCTCGCTGGCCCCGGGCGGCGACTGCATCGTCGTGGACAAGCTGTTGGACAAGGCGACGGCCGCCCACGGCAGCGGAGTCACCTTCATACCCAGCGTCTTCGGCAGCCCCCACCTGGCGGTGGTGCACGCGCCCGGATGGCAGCCGGTGGTGCAGTACCCGGTGGCCGGGCCGAGCCCGGCGGAGCCGGTGTCGCTGGAGACGGTCACCCTGCGGCTGGAAGCGCTGTCGCATCCCGTACGGCTGCGGCTCCTGCGCACCCTGGCCCGCGGCCCGCACACCACCCGGGAGCTGGCCCATGCCTGGGAACTGTCACCGCCGGAGGTATCCCGCCACCTCACCGTGCTGCGCCGCGCCGGTCTGCTCACGGCCCGGCGGCGCGGCCGGTACGTCCGCTACACCCTCAACCTGCCCGACCTGACGGCGCTGGGTGCCGACCTGCTGGCGGCGGTACTGCGCTGA